The proteins below are encoded in one region of Vicinamibacterales bacterium:
- a CDS encoding DUF302 domain-containing protein, with amino-acid sequence MSLKNAAVAAFVVFAIGAQAPAVRAADNSFAGTRVSVSSGKSFEQVVEALKSLVARNGMMVMAEVDQGKMLSMTGLSLKATLFLVGNPTVGKQIFEQEHAAGLYIPLRVFVFADANGRTFVEYDKPSSLLGQYKNDKVAMVADMLDKKLEGLATMAAQ; translated from the coding sequence ATGTCACTCAAGAACGCCGCCGTTGCCGCCTTCGTCGTCTTCGCAATCGGTGCACAGGCCCCCGCGGTGCGGGCGGCCGACAACAGCTTCGCCGGAACCCGCGTGTCGGTGTCGTCCGGCAAGTCGTTCGAGCAGGTCGTCGAAGCGTTGAAGTCTCTCGTCGCCAGGAACGGCATGATGGTGATGGCCGAAGTCGACCAGGGAAAGATGCTCTCCATGACGGGCCTGAGCCTCAAGGCCACGCTCTTTCTCGTCGGCAACCCGACGGTCGGCAAGCAGATCTTCGAGCAGGAGCACGCTGCCGGCCTGTATATCCCGCTGAGGGTGTTCGTGTTCGCCGATGCGAACGGGCGGACATTCGTGGAGTACGACAAGCCTTCGTCGCTGCTCGGACAGTACAAGAACGACAAGGTGGCGATGGTGGCGGACATGCTCGACAAGAAGCTGGAAGGCCTGGCCACGATGGCCGCGCAGTAG
- a CDS encoding redoxin domain-containing protein, producing the protein MCTRQVGGFVGQAEALEAAGASVILIYPGAAASVQQYATEFITGKTLPENFHFVTDPDLKVVNLYGLRWDAPNETAYPSTIVVDRHGVVRFVKISHSHGDRSSAPDVLAVLHGLK; encoded by the coding sequence ATCTGTACCCGCCAGGTTGGCGGGTTCGTCGGGCAGGCAGAGGCCCTCGAGGCGGCCGGGGCGAGCGTCATTTTGATCTACCCGGGGGCTGCCGCGTCCGTTCAACAGTACGCCACGGAGTTCATCACCGGAAAGACGCTGCCTGAGAACTTCCACTTCGTCACCGATCCCGACCTGAAGGTCGTCAATCTCTACGGCCTGCGATGGGACGCCCCGAACGAGACCGCCTACCCGTCCACGATCGTCGTCGACCGTCACGGGGTCGTGCGGTTCGTGAAGATCAGCCACTCGCACGGCGACCGGAGTTCGGCGCCGGACGTCCTGGCGGTGTTGCACGGCCTGAAATAG
- the merR gene encoding Hg(II)-responsive transcriptional regulator, translated as MTTQADRLSIGAVAAAAGVHVETIRFYQRRGLLNEPPRPYGQMRRYGERDVERVMFVKAAQRLGFSLDEIAGLLRLEDGTHCDEARTMAEQKLGNVRAKLRDLRRMESALARLVTSCRAGRGTVTCPLIAALRRH; from the coding sequence ATGACCACACAGGCGGACCGTCTGTCGATCGGCGCCGTGGCGGCTGCGGCCGGCGTTCATGTCGAGACGATTCGCTTCTACCAACGCAGGGGTCTCCTGAACGAACCGCCCCGACCGTACGGCCAGATGCGGCGCTACGGGGAACGTGATGTCGAACGCGTCATGTTCGTGAAGGCCGCGCAGCGCCTCGGGTTCAGTCTCGACGAAATCGCAGGGCTGCTGAGGCTGGAAGACGGGACACACTGCGACGAGGCCCGCACGATGGCCGAGCAGAAGCTCGGGAACGTGCGCGCGAAACTGCGCGACTTGCGGCGGATGGAGTCGGCACTGGCGCGCCTGGTCACGAGCTGTCGGGCAGGCCGGGGAACCGTCACCTGCCCGTTGATCGCGGCACTGCGTAGGCATTGA
- the gltX gene encoding glutamate--tRNA ligase, producing the protein MSSPRVRFAPSPTGYLHVGGARTALFNWLYARHTGGIFVLRIEDTDVERSSEEMVAGILDGMRWLGLDWDEGPEVGGAHAPYFQSERLDRYRAAAAALVASGKAYYCYCNPDEIKARREAADQAGQSWSYDRTCANLSADEIARREAAGATRAVRFRMPAGATAFDDVVHGRIEFENSVIEDFVVLRSDQQPTYHLSVVVDDIDMRITDVVRGDDHISNTPKQVLLYEALGAPVPRFAHVPLILGPDKRRLSKRHGATSVMEYERQGFLPEAMFNFLALLGWSPGNDRELFTREELVRDFSLEGIASSNAVFNPEKLEWFNSQHLARLGGDELTNRLEPMLREAGLWDDDVRGARREWFHQVVEVLKPRARKIRDLADQGRYFFADPATYDEAAVKKHLGVAGVGEHLAAWRAVVAAIDPFTPAAIESALRALAESRGVKAATLIHATRIAVTGQGVSPGVFDVVSLVGRERAVARLEKLERFLAAPRDQAAAPRPA; encoded by the coding sequence ATGTCTTCCCCTCGCGTTCGCTTTGCGCCGTCGCCGACTGGCTACCTGCACGTGGGCGGCGCCCGCACGGCGCTCTTCAACTGGCTCTATGCGCGGCACACGGGCGGCATCTTCGTTCTGCGCATCGAGGACACTGATGTCGAACGATCCTCGGAGGAGATGGTCGCGGGGATCCTCGACGGGATGAGGTGGCTCGGCCTCGACTGGGACGAGGGCCCCGAGGTCGGCGGCGCACACGCTCCCTACTTCCAGTCCGAGCGTCTCGATCGTTACCGCGCCGCCGCGGCCGCGCTCGTCGCCTCCGGCAAGGCGTACTACTGCTACTGCAATCCCGACGAGATCAAGGCCCGGCGCGAGGCGGCCGATCAGGCTGGCCAGTCGTGGAGCTACGACCGCACCTGCGCAAACCTCTCCGCGGACGAAATCGCGCGACGCGAGGCGGCCGGGGCAACGCGCGCCGTTCGTTTCCGCATGCCTGCCGGCGCCACCGCGTTCGACGATGTGGTGCACGGGCGGATCGAGTTCGAGAACAGCGTCATCGAGGACTTCGTCGTCCTGCGTTCGGATCAGCAGCCGACCTACCACCTGTCGGTCGTCGTGGACGACATCGACATGCGGATCACGGACGTCGTCCGCGGCGACGATCACATCTCGAACACGCCCAAGCAGGTGCTGCTCTACGAGGCGCTCGGCGCGCCGGTGCCGCGCTTCGCGCACGTCCCGCTCATCCTCGGCCCCGACAAGCGCCGGCTCAGCAAGCGCCACGGCGCCACGTCGGTGATGGAGTACGAGCGCCAGGGGTTCCTGCCCGAGGCGATGTTCAACTTCCTCGCGCTGCTGGGCTGGTCGCCGGGCAACGACCGCGAGTTGTTCACGCGCGAGGAACTCGTCCGCGATTTCTCGCTCGAAGGAATTGCGTCGAGCAACGCCGTGTTCAACCCGGAGAAGCTCGAGTGGTTCAACAGCCAGCATCTCGCGCGTCTCGGCGGCGACGAGCTGACGAACCGTCTCGAGCCGATGCTGCGCGAAGCCGGCCTGTGGGACGACGACGTCCGCGGCGCGCGGCGAGAGTGGTTCCATCAGGTGGTCGAGGTGTTGAAGCCCCGCGCGCGGAAGATCCGCGACCTCGCCGACCAGGGACGCTACTTCTTTGCCGATCCGGCGACCTACGACGAGGCGGCGGTGAAGAAGCACCTGGGCGTGGCAGGAGTGGGCGAGCACCTCGCCGCGTGGCGCGCGGTTGTCGCCGCGATCGATCCGTTCACGCCGGCCGCGATTGAATCGGCGCTGCGCGCGCTCGCGGAGTCGCGGGGCGTGAAGGCGGCCACACTCATTCACGCCACGCGAATTGCCGTGACGGGCCAGGGCGTCAGCCCCGGCGTCTTCGACGTCGTCTCGCTGGTTGGCCGGGAACGCGCCGTGGCGCGGCTCGAGAAGCTCGAGCGCTTTCTGGCGGCGCCGCGCGATCAGGCCGCCGCCCCCCGGCCGGCCTGA
- the merP gene encoding mercury resistance system periplasmic binding protein MerP: protein MKQVLVAAVAAMLFASPVWAASRTVTLAVSNMTCAACPITVKKALTKVDGVSKATVDLDKKEAVVTFDDARTSVAALIKATTDAGYPSQVKERK from the coding sequence ATGAAGCAAGTACTCGTCGCCGCCGTCGCCGCCATGTTGTTTGCAAGTCCAGTCTGGGCCGCATCCAGGACCGTCACGTTGGCCGTCTCGAACATGACCTGCGCGGCCTGCCCGATCACCGTGAAGAAGGCGCTCACCAAGGTTGACGGCGTGAGCAAGGCCACGGTCGATCTCGACAAGAAGGAGGCCGTGGTAACGTTCGACGATGCCAGGACCAGCGTGGCAGCGTTGATCAAGGCCACGACCGATGCCGGGTACCCGTCGCAGGTGAAGGAGAGGAAGTAG
- a CDS encoding TonB-dependent receptor — MRRARWIVVLSLGSLLALPPAPAMAQGSASVEGVVRDTSGAVVPGVSVTVRNVRTDQARATTTDAAGSFTVLGLPPAEFYELQAAIAGFRPSRQLVQSLAAGERRVTDLRLEPAGVTASVNVTPDAAIARTTTPELGGSLTQARIEQVPTNGRDLVSLAYLVPGAAPARGFYNLAPRLTINGSSSLVTNYAVDGFDNTDLFLGGPKVPVTVASTQNLAILVNSYSTEYGRTGNGVFAVTTKSGANLTSGDAFLTVRPGNVLDAPNYFAPRGSDKQVLPDSFRRTQAGGTLGGRVVTDRTFFFVNAEVTREEQDAILTSPLSAGLAPTSFHNLEAMTKLDQRWNERQSTSVRYLFSDYTHDQDAGFIGGLTLPSAGLQVNYRNQYAALTHRSIVGRQSLNELGLQVGQLRANWRSLDPGPRAIVTDRGATLAVIGAVSNDFFWTESDLQVRDVFSHVAGRHSLEAGADLLRGAFDIRSGPGARGAYVVDLAGRTVVPSGPFLSVSDVPRDVMVLSYSQSFVNPEVIRTQTLVGAFVEDSIRAAADLTLTLGARWDYDSVTNTPVGRPDLNNVAPRTGFSWTPGGSQRHQVRGGFGIFYERIPFAVYSDTVFNSPAAGAIDVTFAPGTPFAPPRFPATLPPGALSNIPVSQLPPRNVQVFDPNLKSPWNAQFSIGYVVTLAWDAALSVDYVHNSGHNLIRRIDINAPTSPPGGAIRTVAEADATRPVAPAPGGFRLIEQDQSSGRSRFDGVYINLRKRYSHGIALDLAYTLSRTLNNTDDINFRPVDSRRPDAEWGASLNDRRHVLALNAIVRLPLRIDLAPVLFVSSGQPLNPLTGVDNNGDTIFNDRPAGARRNTLRTSGFRQLDLGIVREFHTTRGAIELRADVFNVLNTVNFSGFFNFGASGVRPDETGTLAYQPTVAGPARQFQFQARYRF; from the coding sequence ATGAGACGAGCGCGTTGGATCGTCGTATTGTCGCTTGGAAGCCTGCTGGCGTTGCCACCAGCGCCCGCGATGGCGCAGGGCTCCGCCTCGGTGGAGGGGGTGGTCCGGGACACGAGCGGCGCCGTGGTCCCCGGCGTGTCGGTGACCGTCCGCAACGTGCGAACGGACCAAGCCCGAGCCACCACGACCGATGCCGCCGGATCGTTCACGGTGCTCGGGTTGCCGCCCGCCGAGTTCTATGAACTCCAGGCTGCAATCGCAGGGTTTCGGCCATCCCGTCAACTCGTGCAGTCGCTGGCAGCCGGCGAACGTCGGGTCACGGACCTCCGGCTCGAGCCCGCCGGGGTCACCGCGTCGGTGAATGTGACGCCGGACGCGGCCATCGCCCGCACGACCACGCCCGAACTGGGCGGGTCGCTGACGCAGGCCCGGATCGAGCAGGTGCCGACGAACGGGCGCGACCTGGTCAGCCTCGCCTATCTGGTGCCGGGCGCAGCGCCGGCGCGGGGGTTCTACAACCTCGCGCCCCGGCTCACGATCAACGGATCCTCGTCGCTCGTCACCAACTACGCGGTCGACGGGTTCGACAACACCGATCTGTTCCTGGGCGGGCCGAAAGTTCCGGTGACGGTCGCTTCGACCCAGAATCTCGCAATTCTCGTGAACTCGTACTCGACCGAGTACGGCCGCACAGGCAACGGCGTGTTCGCCGTGACGACCAAGAGCGGCGCCAACCTGACCAGCGGCGACGCGTTCCTCACGGTGCGGCCCGGGAACGTCCTCGACGCCCCCAACTACTTCGCACCACGAGGCAGCGACAAACAGGTGCTTCCGGACAGTTTCCGGCGAACCCAGGCAGGGGGCACGCTGGGCGGCCGGGTCGTCACCGATCGCACGTTCTTCTTCGTCAACGCAGAGGTCACGCGAGAAGAGCAGGATGCGATCCTGACGTCGCCGTTGTCTGCGGGCCTCGCCCCGACCAGCTTCCACAACCTGGAGGCGATGACCAAGCTGGACCAGCGGTGGAACGAGCGCCAATCCACCTCGGTCAGGTACCTGTTCAGCGACTACACCCACGATCAGGACGCCGGGTTCATCGGCGGCCTCACGCTACCGTCGGCAGGCTTGCAGGTGAACTACCGGAACCAGTACGCGGCCTTGACCCACCGCTCGATCGTGGGCCGTCAGAGCCTCAACGAGCTCGGGCTCCAGGTCGGCCAACTCCGTGCAAACTGGCGGTCGCTGGATCCCGGTCCGAGGGCCATCGTCACCGACCGTGGCGCGACGCTCGCCGTGATCGGAGCCGTCAGCAACGACTTCTTCTGGACCGAGAGCGATCTCCAGGTCCGCGACGTATTCAGCCACGTCGCCGGGCGCCACAGCCTCGAGGCCGGTGCAGATCTGCTGCGGGGCGCCTTCGACATCCGGTCGGGCCCCGGTGCGCGCGGTGCCTACGTCGTCGACTTGGCAGGTCGAACGGTCGTGCCCTCGGGGCCGTTCCTGTCGGTATCCGATGTGCCGCGCGACGTCATGGTGTTGTCGTATTCGCAGTCGTTCGTGAACCCGGAGGTGATACGAACGCAGACACTGGTCGGGGCGTTCGTCGAAGACTCGATCCGCGCGGCGGCTGACTTGACGCTCACGCTTGGCGCGCGGTGGGACTACGACTCGGTGACCAATACGCCCGTCGGGCGGCCCGACCTCAACAACGTGGCGCCCCGAACGGGGTTCAGCTGGACGCCCGGGGGCAGCCAGCGCCACCAGGTTCGCGGCGGGTTCGGGATCTTCTACGAGCGGATTCCGTTTGCTGTCTACTCCGACACGGTCTTCAACAGTCCGGCTGCGGGCGCGATCGATGTGACGTTCGCGCCGGGAACGCCGTTCGCTCCGCCGCGGTTTCCGGCGACGCTTCCGCCCGGCGCGCTGTCGAACATCCCGGTCAGCCAGTTGCCGCCCCGCAATGTGCAGGTGTTCGACCCCAACCTGAAGAGTCCGTGGAACGCGCAGTTCTCGATCGGGTACGTCGTGACGCTCGCCTGGGACGCGGCGTTGTCGGTCGACTACGTGCACAACAGTGGCCACAACCTGATCCGCCGCATCGACATCAATGCGCCGACGTCGCCGCCCGGTGGTGCGATCCGAACGGTGGCCGAGGCCGACGCGACACGGCCGGTCGCGCCCGCGCCGGGCGGATTCCGACTGATCGAGCAGGATCAGTCGTCGGGACGAAGCCGATTCGACGGCGTGTACATCAACCTGCGCAAGCGATACTCGCACGGAATCGCGCTCGACCTCGCGTACACCCTCTCGCGGACCCTGAACAACACCGACGACATCAACTTCCGTCCGGTGGATAGCCGTCGTCCCGACGCCGAGTGGGGGGCGAGCCTGAACGACCGGCGACACGTGCTCGCGCTCAACGCGATCGTCCGCCTCCCGCTGCGTATCGATCTCGCCCCCGTCCTGTTCGTGTCGAGCGGCCAGCCTCTCAATCCGCTCACCGGCGTGGACAACAACGGCGACACGATCTTCAACGACCGGCCCGCCGGTGCGCGTCGGAACACCCTGAGAACGTCGGGCTTCCGTCAACTCGACCTCGGCATCGTTCGGGAATTCCACACGACCCGCGGCGCGATTGAACTGCGCGCGGACGTGTTCAACGTCCTGAACACGGTCAATTTCTCCGGCTTCTTCAACTTCGGCGCGAGCGGCGTTCGGCCCGACGAGACTGGCACCCTGGCCTACCAGCCGACCGTGGCGGGTCCGGCGCGCCAGTTTCAGTTTCAGGCCCGATACCGGTTCTGA
- a CDS encoding DUF547 domain-containing protein translates to MRFRRHTSRRWPAVAGLLAVATALVSWSQPGIAAEPFDHEYTGYGRLLAAYVRDGRVDYRSLAAERAALSAVARAFGEVAPDSEKAWTLDQRLAFWINTYNFFTLRAVLDHYPIRGGWLSLYPRNSIRQIDGVWSKLTWRVAGRDLTLDDIEHRILRPVYREPRIHFAINCASLGCPPLRSSAYLAAQLEAQLDEAARTYLGSPQGAAVEHSTLAVTSILKWYGADFVDRFARLGPAGRDAKESAIVAVITTYGPARASALARTPGVKIRFLDYDWSLNDVAR, encoded by the coding sequence ATGAGGTTCAGACGTCACACGTCGAGGCGATGGCCGGCCGTGGCGGGCCTTCTGGCGGTCGCGACCGCACTGGTGTCGTGGTCGCAACCGGGGATCGCCGCGGAACCGTTCGATCACGAGTACACGGGTTACGGACGGCTCCTGGCGGCCTACGTGCGGGACGGCAGGGTCGACTATCGATCCCTCGCGGCGGAGCGGGCAGCACTGTCCGCGGTCGCGCGCGCGTTCGGAGAGGTCGCACCAGACAGCGAGAAGGCGTGGACGCTGGATCAGCGCCTGGCCTTCTGGATCAACACCTACAACTTCTTCACGCTTCGCGCCGTCCTCGACCACTATCCCATCCGGGGTGGCTGGCTGAGCCTGTACCCGCGCAACAGCATCCGCCAGATTGACGGCGTGTGGTCCAAGTTGACGTGGCGGGTCGCCGGACGCGATCTGACTCTGGACGACATCGAGCACCGCATCCTGCGTCCCGTCTACAGGGAGCCGCGGATTCACTTCGCGATCAACTGCGCATCGCTAGGCTGCCCGCCGTTGCGGTCGAGTGCCTATCTCGCCGCCCAACTGGAGGCCCAACTGGACGAGGCGGCACGGACGTATCTCGGAAGTCCGCAAGGCGCCGCCGTGGAGCACTCGACGCTCGCTGTAACCTCGATTCTGAAATGGTACGGAGCGGACTTCGTGGACCGGTTCGCCCGGCTGGGTCCGGCGGGACGCGACGCCAAGGAGTCCGCCATCGTCGCCGTCATCACGACGTACGGACCGGCGCGGGCATCGGCGCTGGCTCGGACTCCAGGCGTGAAGATTCGGTTCCTGGACTATGACTGGTCGCTCAACGACGTGGCCCGATGA
- a CDS encoding CDP-alcohol phosphatidyltransferase family protein codes for MLDERVRAVLPRTVSHLVRLLVRAGVTPNAISFGACVVAVAAAGLVASAHPLAGVIVWLSSRLADGLDGIVARETGSVSAFGGYLDITLDMAAYSAMVVGFAIANPDLGVVWSAILAGYVLAITTTLALSGAATTAGRRASETNRTFQFTTSLAEAGETSIMYALWVVLPQWLVWLAWAWFCIVMLTVVQRTWLAQRLLRENPGP; via the coding sequence ATGCTCGATGAACGCGTCCGGGCGGTGCTGCCGCGAACGGTGAGCCACCTCGTTCGCCTGCTCGTGCGAGCGGGAGTGACGCCGAACGCCATCTCCTTCGGGGCATGCGTCGTCGCCGTCGCCGCGGCCGGCCTCGTCGCGTCGGCGCATCCGCTGGCGGGAGTCATCGTCTGGCTGTCGAGCCGACTCGCCGACGGCCTCGACGGCATCGTGGCTCGAGAGACAGGTTCTGTCAGCGCCTTCGGAGGCTACCTCGATATCACTCTCGACATGGCGGCCTACTCGGCCATGGTCGTGGGGTTTGCCATTGCAAACCCGGACCTCGGCGTGGTGTGGTCGGCAATCCTGGCGGGCTACGTCCTCGCCATCACGACCACCCTGGCGCTATCGGGCGCCGCCACCACTGCCGGGCGCCGAGCCAGCGAAACAAACCGGACGTTTCAATTCACGACCAGTCTCGCCGAGGCCGGTGAGACATCCATCATGTACGCGCTCTGGGTCGTGCTTCCGCAGTGGCTCGTGTGGCTGGCCTGGGCCTGGTTCTGCATCGTCATGCTCACGGTCGTCCAGCGCACGTGGCTGGCACAACGTCTGCTACGTGAGAACCCCGGACCGTGA
- a CDS encoding zf-HC2 domain-containing protein, whose protein sequence is MLSCREVTSLATEYAERGLPWTTRLQVRLHLAMCWMCRRYYQQLALTSRVLHQLSGGDAPVQTPESLHQVFRQWKAERPNRPSDHQQ, encoded by the coding sequence ATGTTGAGCTGCCGGGAAGTAACGTCGCTGGCCACGGAGTATGCGGAGCGCGGCCTGCCCTGGACCACGCGGCTGCAGGTGCGCCTGCACCTCGCGATGTGCTGGATGTGCCGTCGGTATTACCAGCAACTCGCGCTCACGTCCCGCGTGCTGCATCAGCTCTCGGGAGGTGACGCGCCCGTTCAGACGCCTGAATCGCTTCACCAGGTCTTCCGGCAATGGAAGGCGGAGCGGCCCAACCGTCCCTCGGACCATCAGCAGTAG
- a CDS encoding sigma-70 family RNA polymerase sigma factor — MGDQAASAENDLVRRLLDGDEPAFDILVRQHHGAMMRVARGFISKPDVAEEVVQETWLAVLKGLTAFEGRSSLKTWIFHILANRARSRATREGRVVPFADLTPAGDEGRDPTEELPFTPTGSWGEPPAPWQVDTPEAIVLRREAVDQLQGALTALPPAQRTVVILRDLEGLDAAEVCNILQISETNQRVLLHRARTRLRKALDGVLGHRA, encoded by the coding sequence ATGGGCGACCAAGCGGCGTCCGCCGAGAACGATCTCGTCAGGCGGTTGCTGGACGGCGACGAGCCCGCATTCGACATCCTCGTGCGGCAGCATCACGGCGCCATGATGCGCGTCGCCAGGGGATTCATCTCGAAGCCCGACGTGGCGGAAGAGGTTGTGCAGGAGACCTGGCTGGCCGTGCTGAAGGGATTGACGGCTTTCGAGGGGCGTTCGTCGCTGAAGACCTGGATCTTCCACATCCTGGCGAACCGGGCGCGATCACGGGCGACGCGCGAGGGGCGGGTCGTTCCATTCGCGGACCTGACGCCAGCGGGGGACGAGGGGCGAGACCCGACCGAGGAATTGCCGTTTACGCCGACGGGGAGCTGGGGTGAGCCGCCGGCGCCGTGGCAGGTCGACACACCGGAAGCGATCGTGCTTCGTCGGGAGGCCGTCGATCAACTTCAAGGCGCCCTGACCGCCTTGCCGCCGGCCCAGCGGACCGTCGTCATCCTCCGGGACCTCGAGGGACTGGACGCCGCCGAGGTCTGTAACATTCTGCAGATCAGCGAGACCAATCAGCGGGTGCTTCTGCACCGGGCGCGAACGCGCCTGCGGAAGGCCCTTGACGGGGTGCTGGGCCATCGGGCCTGA
- a CDS encoding mercuric reductase — translation MTSMSELLDRPADHPLVEPLDEANQELLARVHPSGWTNPVGGGVYDLVVIGGGTAGLVSAAGAAGLGARVALVEKALLGGDCLNSGCVPSKALLRSARAVAEIRRAGALGVRTVPVDVDFGAVMSRMRRLRAGISPHDSAHRLAKAGVDVFLGEGRFSSRRTIEVDGRTLRFNRAVIATGGRATAPPIPGLGDIGYLTNETLFWLTDLPARLLVIGGGPIGSEMAQAFSRFGSRVTIFESSPQLLAREDADAAAVVQRRFVAEGIQLELGINLTRVEARGSEVVIHAERTRGDGSTERLEVAGDRVLVAAGRAPNVDTLGLEAAGVEFTRRGVTVDDHLRTSNSRIFAAGDVCSRFKFTHAADAMARIVIQNALFYGRRKASALVIPWATYTEPEIAHVGLYETQAREAGRTVETITVALNDVDRAVLDDDTDGFVRVHHEKGRILGCTIVSAHAGEMIGEASYAVTHGGSLGQFSATVHPYPTEAEAFRMVGDRYRRSAVTPRAARWLARYFRWTRGGSGL, via the coding sequence ATGACATCAATGTCAGAACTCCTGGACCGCCCCGCCGATCACCCGCTCGTGGAACCGCTGGACGAGGCCAACCAGGAACTGCTCGCCCGGGTGCATCCTTCCGGGTGGACCAATCCGGTTGGCGGCGGGGTGTACGACCTGGTTGTGATCGGGGGCGGCACGGCCGGCCTCGTGAGCGCGGCGGGTGCGGCAGGCCTGGGTGCCCGCGTGGCGCTGGTCGAGAAGGCGCTGCTCGGCGGCGACTGCCTGAACAGCGGATGTGTGCCGTCGAAGGCGTTGTTGCGGTCCGCGCGGGCGGTGGCCGAGATTCGAAGGGCCGGGGCATTGGGCGTGCGAACCGTTCCGGTCGATGTCGATTTCGGGGCCGTCATGTCCCGCATGCGCCGGCTGCGGGCGGGAATCAGCCCGCACGACTCGGCGCACCGGCTGGCGAAGGCGGGCGTGGACGTGTTCCTCGGCGAGGGCCGGTTCTCCAGCCGTCGAACGATCGAAGTCGATGGTCGCACCCTGCGCTTCAACCGAGCCGTGATTGCCACCGGCGGGCGCGCGACAGCCCCTCCGATTCCTGGCCTGGGCGACATCGGCTACCTCACGAACGAAACGCTCTTCTGGCTGACCGACCTGCCGGCGCGCCTCCTCGTCATCGGCGGCGGCCCCATTGGAAGCGAGATGGCACAGGCGTTCTCACGCTTTGGCAGCCGGGTGACCATTTTCGAAAGTTCGCCCCAGCTCTTGGCGCGTGAGGATGCCGATGCCGCCGCAGTCGTTCAGCGCCGGTTCGTGGCCGAGGGCATTCAGCTCGAATTGGGCATCAATCTGACGCGTGTCGAGGCGCGCGGATCCGAGGTGGTGATCCACGCTGAGCGGACAAGAGGAGACGGTTCGACCGAAAGGCTGGAGGTGGCGGGCGACCGGGTCCTCGTGGCCGCAGGACGCGCGCCGAATGTCGATACGCTCGGTCTCGAGGCCGCCGGCGTCGAGTTCACGAGGCGCGGTGTCACCGTGGACGACCATCTCCGAACGAGCAACTCCCGGATCTTCGCCGCCGGCGACGTGTGCTCCCGGTTCAAATTCACGCACGCGGCCGACGCGATGGCCCGCATCGTCATTCAGAACGCGCTCTTCTACGGACGGCGAAAGGCCAGCGCGCTCGTCATCCCGTGGGCCACCTACACCGAACCTGAGATTGCCCACGTCGGGCTGTACGAGACGCAGGCGAGGGAGGCAGGGCGCACCGTCGAGACGATCACCGTCGCGCTGAACGATGTGGATCGTGCCGTGCTCGACGACGACACGGACGGGTTCGTCCGTGTGCACCACGAGAAGGGGCGGATCCTCGGCTGTACCATCGTCTCGGCGCACGCCGGCGAGATGATTGGCGAAGCGAGCTATGCGGTAACTCACGGAGGCTCGCTCGGTCAGTTCTCGGCCACGGTTCATCCATACCCGACCGAAGCGGAGGCGTTCCGCATGGTTGGCGACCGGTACCGCCGTTCGGCCGTCACGCCGAGAGCGGCCCGGTGGCTGGCTCGGTACTTCCGCTGGACCAGAGGGGGAAGCGGGTTGTGA
- the merT gene encoding mercuric ion transporter MerT, which translates to MSQTEGGRSALVVGGLAAILASTCCLGPLVLLVLGVSGVWIGNLTALEPYRPLFLGGAVVALVVAYRKIFRSAVACRVGEECAVPQVRTTYKALFWAVVVLLVIAAGFPLVVPYLY; encoded by the coding sequence ATGTCGCAGACCGAGGGGGGACGGAGCGCGCTGGTTGTGGGCGGCCTCGCCGCCATTCTGGCATCAACCTGCTGTCTCGGACCGCTCGTGCTACTGGTGCTGGGCGTCAGCGGCGTATGGATCGGGAACCTGACGGCGCTGGAGCCGTACCGTCCCCTTTTCCTTGGCGGGGCCGTCGTCGCCCTGGTCGTCGCGTACCGAAAGATCTTCCGGTCGGCCGTCGCCTGTCGGGTTGGCGAGGAGTGTGCGGTTCCGCAGGTGCGGACCACCTACAAGGCCCTGTTCTGGGCCGTCGTCGTCCTGCTGGTCATCGCGGCCGGCTTTCCACTCGTTGTCCCGTACCTCTACTGA